The sequence below is a genomic window from Zygosaccharomyces rouxii strain CBS732 chromosome D complete sequence.
GCCGTAAGGTAGTTGTAGTTTCTCCAAAATTTGGGTTTGTGATTGTACAGGTAGTACATTGAGAAAGTTCCTACCACGAACTGTGTTGCGTAACCCGTTGAGAGGTTGCCGTAAAAAGTGGACATCGTAGAACAAAAGATTGTCACATTCCACAGATTGAATTTTCGACGAGGGAACAATTTGTATAGGGCATAGATTAAAAATGGAGCAAAAAAGCCAACTAGAAGCCCAAATGGAATTATCTTATTGTGGCCACTGGAGAAAAATCTAGTTGGACCCAGCAAGACGTAGAGAACAGCATTGGTATTGTAAGAGGTTAGGGATTGTCCAGTCCATTGATGTAAAGGGTCTTTGGCAGTCCCACGCAAGTAATCCATTTTCGTGTCTAACACCCAGCGAACTGTACCATAGTTCATAGGAACACCTATCAGTTGGCCCAACACTTGAGATAAAAACACGGCCTTGGGAGGAATATGCATGTAGtgaccaattttttgatcTTGCAACATGTATTGCGCCCTGTACCACAAGTCTCCGGAGAGTGCACCGTAAGTAGATGCGCTGGCGGGATGCTTGTGAGTACTTAGGTTTTGCACCATGACTCCGTACAGAAGTTCGTCAAAGGTCCCAATTGCCAGCTGGAAATTTGATATAGCATACAAATAGGCAAGTGGAATGATAATTATGAAACTCACCCCCACCGCAACGAAATATGTCCACCAAGGTATAAACATTGTATTTGTTGCGAAAATTGTAACAAATACTACCAATGTGATCAGAAACAGGAGCGCAAACCACCACACGGGCACCTCTTCGTAATTTGACTGAATTTTGTTGAGTCTGTCATTGTATAACAAATTAATATTCTTGTTGTGGAATAGTCTCTGCTTAAgcttcttgaaatttttagcTATGTCCTTTCTACCAAATAGCAGCATCCATGAGATTGCAGAAGTAAAAGCAGCATAATCGAAAAACATGTTCCAAGCCTTTTGTGCTCCTATGTAGATTGGACCATGCAACTGATATGCCTTCTCGTTGAAGGACACCTTACCGTTCTTGCTGGCCCCCTCATCGTAGATGATCAAAGACGAAGAAGGGTATACAGTACCATTTCTCGTAAGCAGTTTGTTCGACATCAGACCCTTCTTATAAGACGACATATTCCCCCATTTCGCCGCTGGAATAAGCACCCAacaggaaaagaaaaatgctGCAAATTGAACGCAAGTTGTCCAGTACGGGGACAGCATAACAGAGGACGTAATATTCGCCCAGTCCAACGAATGGTTCAAGAACCCCATACCGCCCATTCCACCACCAATGAAGTTGGCAGTGTAGTTGTTAGGTGCCACCCAACAGAGGAACGACAAAGATGAAAGCATGGGGAAGACGTACTCGGGGAAAAACTCCCAAACTGTCATTCCTATAATCAACATGAAAAATACTTTCATCTTCCGAGATGACTGCCTCTGGTGGTTGGGAAGATCTGCTTTCTTCATCGAGTTGAACAGATTGGTTTGCATCAACGCCCTGGGC
It includes:
- a CDS encoding OPT family oligopeptide transporter (weakly similar to uniprot|Q06593 Saccharomyces cerevisiae YPR194C OPT2 Oligopeptide transporter member of the OPT family), producing the protein MMAVDETKPSYVSEEVQIETDSLQSSKKDVVDITVSKASENDEDTTEKELPDDLKDIPSIVKGVVTLEDDPQEPCFTFRMVILSIIFILPGAFLDTMNSYRTTSAAYSIFFVQICSYWVGKWLAKILPSKQIGIGKYKFSLNPGPWSIKENVLITLAAASGATGNQGTTPVSLAEVYYKTKVNPAVAIFFMWCINFSGYAMSYIARNFLIYDPQFVWPRALMQTNLFNSMKKADLPNHQRQSSRKMKVFFMLIIGMTVWEFFPEYVFPMLSSLSFLCWVAPNNYTANFIGGGMGGMGFLNHSLDWANITSSVMLSPYWTTCVQFAAFFFSCWVLIPAAKWGNMSSYKKGLMSNKLLTRNGTVYPSSSLIIYDEGASKNGKVSFNEKAYQLHGPIYIGAQKAWNMFFDYAAFTSAISWMLLFGRKDIAKNFKKLKQRLFHNKNINLLYNDRLNKIQSNYEEVPVWWFALLFLITLVVFVTIFATNTMFIPWWTYFVAVGVSFIIIIPLAYLYAISNFQLAIGTFDELLYGVMVQNLSTHKHPASASTYGALSGDLWYRAQYMLQDQKIGHYMHIPPKAVFLSQVLGQLIGVPMNYGTVRWVLDTKMDYLRGTAKDPLHQWTGQSLTSYNTNAVLYVLLGPTRFFSSGHNKIIPFGLLVGFFAPFLIYALYKLFPRRKFNLWNVTIFCSTMSTFYGNLSTGYATQFVVGTFSMYYLYNHKPKFWRNYNYLTAAAFDTGYNLAVLLIFIIFSSHKPIKMPNWWGNNAVSVERCFALGSS